The genomic DNA GATGTATGGAGTAATGGGTGAAATCCAAGGGGAATTATCCGATCTTTAAAGGATGGAAGTGAGTACTATGCTATCCATTAGAAGAATAGCGTTTTTTATAGGTCAATACAATCGTCAGTTGAAGAAGAAGTGGGGGACACTTCTTCTTCTTTTTCTATTTCCAATTGTGTTAATCGGTTTATTGTTGAGCTTGGTAGTTGGGTTATTGTTACCTGAGGAAACGTCTCCTATGCGGGTTGCGTTGGTGGATGAGGATAGAACGAAAGAGTCTGTTCTATTTAGCAGCTTGCTAGAAGAAACGGCTTCGGTCAACCAATATCTTCAGATTGTTTCGCTATCAAAAGAGGAAGCGGTGCAATTAATAGAGGAAGATGAGATCAGTACTTATTTTTTATTTTCAGAAGGTTTTACGGCGGATTTGTACGAGGGAGAGTCTGTGACCATTCCTATTGTCGGAAACCCTTCGAGACCTATCGAAAGCTATCTTGTGAAAGAGTTAGTGGAAAGCATGGCACGTTATATTGCAGCGGCGCAGGCAAATATACTGACAATCAATGACTATGCTAAAATGACGCCGATGTCAAAAGAGGAGCGTCAGGAGCTGATGTTTCAGCAGTTTATGGATTTTACACTGTATACACTAGGCAAAGATAAGTTGCTCGATGAAGAGGTGCTGACTAATATTGCGACATCCTCGCCGATGCATTATTACGTAGTAGCAGGCTGGTTTATCGTCTTATCCGTTTGGTTGCTTGCGTTTTATATGGTGTTGGGAAAAGAGGAACATCCAGGGATGCTTGTCCGCATGACGTTGTTCGGTGTGACGATGTGGCAACGGGTCATTGCGCGTATGCTTGTGGCATGGAGTGGTAGTCTTGTGCTTGCGGCTATGCTATTTGGCATCATCAATCGTTATGCCGACTTTGGCTTGTTTACAATCGATTATTTACGCATTGGCTTGTTTACAGCTCTTTACGCATGGCTGTTGCTCATAGGGATTGCCATGATCGATGTATGGGTTTCATCCCGAAAAGTGACGCTGTTAGGGCAAAGCCTATGGATGTTGTTGTTAGTCCTAATGAGTGGTGCGGTGATTCCAACGCTCTATTTTCCACTGGCAGTCCAAGCGGTTTTGCCGTATGTCTTTTCTTACGAGAGCATGAATTGGTTGATTGATATTATCTTGGAGGAACGTAATTATGCGAATTTTACCGTCTTAGCAGCCTTTGCTGTAGTGGGTTCGTTGCTACTCTGGGTGTCAACGGTCTGGAAAGGGAGGTTGGTTCAATGAAGGTCCTGCTAGCTACCCGTCTGATGCGTTGGAAGAAGGAATGGAAAAGCTTATTGTGCTGGCTTTTGTTACCGATCGTGTTGACATTGTTCGTGCTACAAAGTGTTGACATTTGGCAAGCAGAAACGAAAGTGCCGATTGCGCTTGTGGTGGAAGAACAGACAGACATGGCGGCACATCTTGTGGAGGCCATTGCAGAAACAGAACTCCTACATATTGAATTTATGGAGCTGGAAGATGCGCTACATAAACTGGAACAGCATGAGTTAGATAGTGTCTTTGTTATTCGTCAAGGCTATGAGGAAAGCATTTTGTCGGGGCGGCGCAATCAATTGATCGAGGCGTATTCTTCTAATCGTTCGTTTGCTTATCAAGCTGTTGTAGAAACGGTTACTTCTTTTGCCCAGCAGGATGCAGCCCGATCGAAAGCGGCGTTCGTGATTAAGGCGTTATTTGAAACGCATCATATGGAAGAAAAATGGAGTTATACAAAGGTTATCGACAGTAGTCGAGAGCGACAACGAGAGGAGGCTTTGCTTCAGTCGAGTTTCACATATTATGATAAAAGTGAGGATGGTGTCGGACAAGCATTGCCACTATTGCAAGTCTGGGGTGTTTGGGCATTGTTTGCGATGCTGACAACCTTTTTCTTATTTGACTGGATGCTGAAAGAAAACCGGCCATCGATGCAACCACGTTGGGCTTTTACGACGCTTTCGTTTAACAGGTATGCGCTGGGGACATTTGCGTTATATACAGTACTTTTAGTAGTCGTGGATTTACTGACAGCAGTTATATTTCAAGAAAAGCTAACGCAGCTTGTGCTGGCACTTGTCGCTTTCCGATTTACCATCAATCTGTGCGCTTTTTTACTTGCAACGGTTTATCGACAGCTGTTCTTCTATTATATAAGCGGTGTTGCATTGACCTTATTGCTCGTTGTTGTTGGCGGGGCTATTGTGCCAGTGGAGGGTCTTGCAAGAAAATGGCCGTGGATAGAAGTGCTAAGCCCGGTGCATGCCCTCCTAACGGGGACTGTATCAGTACCGTGGCTTGCTATGCTTTTATTCATCCTAGTCTTATGGCTGTGGAAAGGAAGGAAATCCTATGCTTGAAGTATCGAATCTTCAGAAGAAGTATAAAAAAAGGCTCGTTTTGGAGAATATATCTTTTCAAATGAAACAAGGGGACATTGTTGGCCTTGTTGGTGAGAATGGTGCGGGGAAATCGACGCTCCTACAACTATTGGCAACAGTTATGCAACCAACGCAGGGTGAGATTGTCTTGGATGGACTGTCTTATGCTAGTGATATGAAGAAAATTCGAAGGAGAATTGGCTATGTTCCACAAGAACTTTCTATTTGGGATGAATTCACGGTAGAAGAGAATATGCGATTTTTTGAAAAGCTCTCATGGAAAAGGCGAACGAAGGAAGAGTGCCGACAGCTCTGTTTAGACATGCAGTTAACGCAGTGGAAAGAACCGGTTCAGTCATTATCGGGCGGTATGAAAAGGAAATTGAACTTAGTGATTAGCCTGCTCCATGACCCGGTTTTGTTATTGCTCGATGAACCGACAGTTGGGATTGACCTTAAGTCTAAAACGGAAATCGGTTCCTATTTGCATAGCTTGGCAAAAAAAGAAGGCAAAATGATACTGTATACTTCTCATGATATGGATGAAATTACGCATATTTGCGACCGAGTGTATGCAATTGGAAAAGACCCATTTTACACAAATCTATTGACTGAACATAATCTGATTGTGGAACAGTTGAGGTGAGGGATGAGGATGAAGAAAATAATGGGCTTATGTTTGTTTGGGGTGATTTTGGGTGGTTTGTTTTGCTGGTGGCTAACTGAAAAGTGGATGGCTGATGGCTTGGAACCGAAGGCAGATGGTACGAATGACTATGCTATTGTACTGGGCGCAAAAGTGAAACAAGATCGTCCATCGCTGTCATTGCTCTATCGCATGGAAGCGGCGTTGGCCTATGCAGAGGCGTATCCTCATGTGACATTGATAGTATCAGGGGGACAAGGTGCGGATGAGCCGATGAGTGAAGCGGAAGCGATGCGACAATTTTTAACGGACAATGGCATTGCCGAAGAGCGGCTCATTATAGAAGATCGTTCTACTTCAACCTATGAAAATCTGTTGTTTTCGAAGGAGTTATTACCATCTACAGTTGACTCTGTCACGATTATTACGAGTGATTTTCATCTCGCACGTGCAAGAAAACTTGCTGCCCGTCTTGAAATACAAACCGACGGAGTGGCGGCAAAAACGCCGCAAGTCGTGGAGGAGAAACTCAAGATGCGAGAGCGCCTTGCGCTTGTGAAAACGTATATTGTGGGGAAGTAAGAGGGGACTGTCGGTGAAAAAATAGCGATTGTCAGTGCAAGTTCCGAAACGGTCAGCGCAAAAGGCGAAACTGTCCTCTCAACTCCAGTATTAATTCATTCCACATCAAAGAACCACTTGATCTACGAAATTATTCGACAGATGAAGTGGTTTTTGATTTGCGAAAGATGAGCCACTGAATAATTGTTCACAACAAATTGCTAATTGGTTGAAAACTCGGTTTTTGATTGTCAAATGTCGTGATATACTTGAATCCTATAGATTGCAATAATTCAAGCGATTCGCGGAATTGGAAGGCGATGTCGTCTGGTTTATGGGCATCGGATCCAAGTGTGATGATTTCACCGCCGCATTGTTTGTACAGTTTTAAAATATCATCGCTTGGCATGCCACTTGTTAACCCATAGCGCACACCAGATGTATTTAACTCGATGCCTTTTCCTTCGGGAATGATAATGTTGAAAATTGCCCGCAGTTCATCATGGAAGGGATTGTCGCAATGTTGTTTTGTATATCTTTTCACAAGATCGGCATGGCCTAGGATATTAAATTGTTTGTAATTTTGCACGCAATCTAAGAGCTCGCCATAGTAAATACCATATGATTCTTCAAGTGTTTTATTTTCGAAAAATTCGCCGTAATGTAAGCCTTTTTTCTCGACGG from Sporosarcina sp. FSL K6-1522 includes the following:
- a CDS encoding ABC transporter ATP-binding protein — its product is MLEVSNLQKKYKKRLVLENISFQMKQGDIVGLVGENGAGKSTLLQLLATVMQPTQGEIVLDGLSYASDMKKIRRRIGYVPQELSIWDEFTVEENMRFFEKLSWKRRTKEECRQLCLDMQLTQWKEPVQSLSGGMKRKLNLVISLLHDPVLLLLDEPTVGIDLKSKTEIGSYLHSLAKKEGKMILYTSHDMDEITHICDRVYAIGKDPFYTNLLTEHNLIVEQLR
- a CDS encoding ABC transporter permease; the encoded protein is MLSIRRIAFFIGQYNRQLKKKWGTLLLLFLFPIVLIGLLLSLVVGLLLPEETSPMRVALVDEDRTKESVLFSSLLEETASVNQYLQIVSLSKEEAVQLIEEDEISTYFLFSEGFTADLYEGESVTIPIVGNPSRPIESYLVKELVESMARYIAAAQANILTINDYAKMTPMSKEERQELMFQQFMDFTLYTLGKDKLLDEEVLTNIATSSPMHYYVVAGWFIVLSVWLLAFYMVLGKEEHPGMLVRMTLFGVTMWQRVIARMLVAWSGSLVLAAMLFGIINRYADFGLFTIDYLRIGLFTALYAWLLLIGIAMIDVWVSSRKVTLLGQSLWMLLLVLMSGAVIPTLYFPLAVQAVLPYVFSYESMNWLIDIILEERNYANFTVLAAFAVVGSLLLWVSTVWKGRLVQ
- a CDS encoding ABC transporter permease, with the protein product MKVLLATRLMRWKKEWKSLLCWLLLPIVLTLFVLQSVDIWQAETKVPIALVVEEQTDMAAHLVEAIAETELLHIEFMELEDALHKLEQHELDSVFVIRQGYEESILSGRRNQLIEAYSSNRSFAYQAVVETVTSFAQQDAARSKAAFVIKALFETHHMEEKWSYTKVIDSSRERQREEALLQSSFTYYDKSEDGVGQALPLLQVWGVWALFAMLTTFFLFDWMLKENRPSMQPRWAFTTLSFNRYALGTFALYTVLLVVVDLLTAVIFQEKLTQLVLALVAFRFTINLCAFLLATVYRQLFFYYISGVALTLLLVVVGGAIVPVEGLARKWPWIEVLSPVHALLTGTVSVPWLAMLLFILVLWLWKGRKSYA
- a CDS encoding histidinol-phosphatase HisJ family protein; translation: MFDYHVHSSFSADCSIPMEEMIASAIQKGLTEICFTEHIDYEYPDTLVFDFDKQAYANKVHELQQKYEGQIRIKKGVEIGVQPHILDQYEALMDRETFDFIICSMHTVEKKGLHYGEFFENKTLEESYGIYYGELLDCVQNYKQFNILGHADLVKRYTKQHCDNPFHDELRAIFNIIIPEGKGIELNTSGVRYGLTSGMPSDDILKLYKQCGGEIITLGSDAHKPDDIAFQFRESLELLQSIGFKYITTFDNQKPSFQPISNLL
- a CDS encoding YdcF family protein; the encoded protein is MKKIMGLCLFGVILGGLFCWWLTEKWMADGLEPKADGTNDYAIVLGAKVKQDRPSLSLLYRMEAALAYAEAYPHVTLIVSGGQGADEPMSEAEAMRQFLTDNGIAEERLIIEDRSTSTYENLLFSKELLPSTVDSVTIITSDFHLARARKLAARLEIQTDGVAAKTPQVVEEKLKMRERLALVKTYIVGK